The Onychomys torridus chromosome 4, mOncTor1.1, whole genome shotgun sequence genome includes a window with the following:
- the LOC118582591 gene encoding olfactory receptor 4F3/4F16/4F29-like yields the protein MEGVNQSVVSEFVFLGLTNSWIIQLFLFVFSSIFYVASMMGNSLIVFTVASDPHLHSPMYFLLANLSFIDLGVSSVTSPKMICDLFRKRKVISFRGCVTQIFFIHVIGGVELVLLIAMAFDRYVAICKPLHYLTIMSPKMCILFSVASWVVGLMHSLFQLAFVVNLPFCGPNVLDSFYCDFPRFIKLACTDTYRLELLVSINSGFMSVGSFFILIISYIVIIITVQKHSSSGSSKALSTLSAHVTVVVLFFGPVMFFYTWPSSSTHLDKFLAIFDAIVTPFLNPVIYTLRNQEMKMAMKRVLNQLLGYRQTIKHLTCEQS from the coding sequence ATGGAAGGTGTAAATCAGTCTGTGGTGTCAGAATTTGTGTTCCTGGGACTCACCAACTCTTGGATTATCCAACTATTCCTTTTTGTGTTCTCCTCCATATTTTATGTAGCAAGCATGATGGGAAACTCTCTCATAGTGTTCACTGTGGCTTCTGACCCTCACTTACACTCTCCCATGTACTTTCTGTTGGCGAATCTCTCCTTCATTGATTTGGGTGTTTCTTCTGTCACTTCTCCCAAGATGATTTGTGACCTGTTCAGAAAGCGCAAAGTCATCTCCTTTAGAGGTTGTGTCACTCAAATCTTCTTCATCCATGTCATTGGTGGTGTGGAGTTGGTGCTGCTCATAGCCATGGCCTTTGACAGGTATGTGGCAATATGTAAGCCTCTCCATTACTTGACCATTATGAGCCCAAAGATGTGCATCTTGTTTTCAGTGGCCTCCTGGGTGGTTGGCCTTATGCATTCTCTGTTTCAACTGGCTTTTGTAGTAAACTTACCATTCTGTGGACCAAATGTGTTGGACAGCTTCTACTGTGACTTTCCTAGATTCATCAAACTTGcttgcacagacacatacagactaGAATTACTGGTCTCAATCAATAGTGGATTTATGTCAGTGGGTTCCTTCTTCATACTGATCATTTCCTATATTGTCATCATAATCACTGTTCAAAAACACTCTTCAAGTGGTTCCTCCAAGGCTTTGTCCACACTTTCAGCTCATGTGACTGTGGTGGTCTTATTCTTTGGTCCTGTGATGTTTTTCTATACATGGCCTTCTTCTTCCACACACTTGGATAAGTTTTTGGCCATATTTGATGCAATTGTCACTCCTTTTCTGAACCCTGTGATATATACATTGAGGAACCAAGAAATGAAAATGGCAATGAAGAGAGTATTGAACCAGTTGCTGGGTTATAGACAAACAATTAAACACTTGACCTGTGAACAATCTTAA
- the LOC118582635 gene encoding olfactory receptor 4F15-like → MEGVNQSVVSEFVFLGLTNSWNIQLFLFVFSSIFYVASMMGNSLIVFTVVSDSHLHSPMYFLLANLSFIDLGISSVTSPKMICDLFRKHKVISFRGCVTQIFFIHVIGGVEMVLLIAMAFDRYVAICKPLHYLTIMSPKMCILFSVASWVVGLMHSLVQLAFVVNLPFCGPNVLDSFYCDFPRFIKLSCTDTHRLELLVSINSGFMSVGSFFILIISYIVIIITVQKHSSSGSSKALSTLSAHISVVVLFFGPVMFFYTWPSSSTHLDKFLAIFDAIVTPFLNPVIYTLRNQEMKMAMMRVLSQMLGYRQTIKHLTCEQS, encoded by the coding sequence ATGGAAGGTGTAAATCAGTCTGTGGTGTCAGAATTTGTGTTCCTGGGACTCACCAACTCTTGGAATATCCAACTATTCCTTTTTGTGTTCTCCTCCATATTTTATGTAGCAAGCATGATGGGAAACTCTCTCATAGTGTTCACTGTGGTTTCTGACTCTCACCTACACTCTCCCATGTACTTTCTGTTAGCGAATCTGTCCTTCATTGATTTGGGTATTTCTTCTGTCACTTCCCCCAAGATGATTTGTGACCTGTTCAGAAAACACAAAGTCATCTCCTTTAGAGGTTGTGTCACTCAAATCTTCTTCATCCATGTCATTGGTGGTGTGGAGATGGTGCTGCTCATAGCCATGGCCTTTGACAGGTATGTGGCAATATGTAAGCCTCTCCATTACTTGACCATTATGAGCCCAAAGATGTGCATCTTGTTTTCAGTGGCCTCCTGGGTGGTTGGCCTTATGCACTCTCTGGTTCAACTGGCTTTTGTAGTAAACTTACCTTTCTGTGGACCAAATGTGTTGGACAGCTTCTACTGTGACTTTCCCAGATTCATCAAACTTtcttgcacagacacacacagactagAATTACTGGTCTCAATCAATAGTGGATTTATGTCAGTGGGTTCCTTCTTCATACTGATCATTTCCTATATTGTCATCATAATCACTGTTCAAAAACACTCTTCAAGTGGTTCCTCCAAGGCTTTGTCCACACTTTCAGCTCacatctctgtggtggtcttaTTCTTTGGTCCTGTGATGTTTTTCTATACATGGCCTTCTTCTTCTACACACTTGGATAAGTTTTTGGCCATATTTGATGCAATTGTCACTCCTTTTCTGAACCCTGTGATCTATACATTGAGGAACCAAGAAATGAAAATGGCAATGATGAGAGTATTGAGCCAGATGCTGGGTTATAGACAAACAATTAAACACTTGACCTGTGAACAATCTTAA